TCAATGTGTCAATAGCACCAGAATTTCATTACAATGGTTGCTCTGTATTGCTTTCAAACAGGCATAGTTGCAAGGAAAATATTACTGTCATCACAAGGCTTGCCTTGTGTTGCTTTCAACAAGCATAGTTGGCTACAAATAAATGTGTATTGGTTTATTGGAAGCTTTCTCATTTAAGAATAACAACCAGCACACTCATCGATCATGGCATCATGCAAGATCGATGATGAATCACCTATACAATTGAGTGCtatatcaatataattttggtaACCCGATTGAACTACTTCTAGAGGTACAAGGAATACTCATTACTTAACTACTTCTGGCGTAGGGCTACAAATACATAACGAACATTCCTAAAGCAAAAATCATGCTGCTGCAGATCTTTCATTGCCAGGGTCTAAATTCAATGCTTGCAGTAACTTCGGCCATGATTCTGGAATTCCTCCTGGTAGATTGAACTCCAATAGTTTACCACGTGCTCTGTAGAAGTCCTCCACTGGCTCACACTGCAAAAATGACAGCTTAGAGAGGACGGCACGATGCCAAAGTAAACTAAATGTAAACTTTCCCTTATTCAGCTTTTCATTTGCACATAAAATAAGACAAGCCATTAGTGCATGATAAATTGagtataaataaaattaaaaaatgagtttatttgttttttaaagaaatttctatataaaaagtttttttttaaaaaagaaacacatTGTTTATCAGTTTGGGAAGCATGCTAACGGAAAACAAGGAATTTGCAACTGCCGAATGCCCAAACAAACAAAGCCTTAGTCTTTTACTAGCAAATTACAAGTGAGGAAttcaataaataaaaataacacaAGCTAGAACATACCAAATCATGATAAACACGCAATCGCTCCTTTACCACCTCTTCAGTATCATCAGGCCTAGTTATCAACTTTGATTCACACTGTGGAGGAGGCAGTAGTGGAGGCATGTACATTCGAGGACCACCATTTTCGCCCTCCATATCAATGGACGCTACATTAAAATTTCCACCACACTGGCTGCACATCCTTCTACCAAGGCATTTTGCAAGCAGAGCCTCTTCTCGGAGTTTGAGGTTGATGACCAAATCAATATCCGTGACTCCTTCAAGTATCTCCTACCAAAGCACAAAATAGTTCCAGTGGATAAGATTTAACAAGTAGTTGATGATTGTTGGCCTCAACGATATATGCAATATAGGCACAAAAATAGCATCTTAACTGATCCGTTTATGGAATTATGGCACACCTAAGTAAACTAATGCATAGCTACCAACTTATGCAAAGGTTAACAAATTGATTTGTCTAGTCGCCAAAATGCTGCTAGTAACCAGATCAAGCTGATTATAAAGGCACAGCGTCTTAATGTTGAACTGCCAAAGATTAATACTACCTCAGCAATCAAGTTACACATTATGTGTATCAAATTGCATGCTATGTATATGATTTCACCTCTTAAATATGAAAATGCAAATTTGAAGGCAAATCATAATTGTATACTGAGAAGTTGCAAGTATGTGTTTTGCATACTTACAGTCAGGTCAAATAACTAGCTCACCGCTTGTCTTATGGTTCTTGGAAAACCATCAAGGATGAAGCCCAGCTCACCCTTTTCTGCTCCCTCTTCAAGCCGCTTTGACAGAAGATTTATTATGATCTCATCCGACACTAGCTTTCCATTATTCACAATCTCCGCAAGCTGAAATCGGATCAGACACAGAACAATGAAAAACATAGAAGTAATACATTACTATTCTCACATCAAGCCATCTCTTTAGGCACCCTAAGGATCATTCTTTTCCTGTTCGTTGTTATAACCACACGTACTACAAAAAAATCTTACATAACTCTTACAAACAATGATCTTAACCGCTTGATTTAACTAGATGGGGGTTAGAGGAAATCTAGATTTACTTATAGCATAATAAGACTTTAGTAAGAACAATTTAGTACTTAAAGCCTTTTCCGTACTCGATGCAGGGGATCCATCAACTTAACAAAAGCAATTGACAGCAAGAAATTGGAATCTGAAAAACGCATGCTCTCTTGTTCATTATCATCCATCCCCATCACCATCATTGTGAGACCTCGAAGGGCGAAGGccaagagagaggaagagagaaacgGAGGCGGCGTTTCACCTGCTCGGAGAAGGGGCCCGGGGAGGCGAGGGCGTCGCGGACGAGATCGCCGGTGGCGATGTGGGGCACGCGGAGCATCTGCGAGAGGCGGCTGGCGTAGGTGCCCTTCCCCACCCCGGGGCAGCCCAGGAACACCCACTGCACGCGCCTcccgtcctcctcccgctcccgctcccgcccgcgccgcgccaccgccgccgccgcccgcgccccggccgccgccacctccttcgCCGACGACGCCATGCTCCGCCGGGAccccgcggcggcgcacgcccGGATCGCGCGCGAGATCGCCGCCATGGGAGAAGCGAACGAATGGACAGAGATTTTTTTCCCCCGATTTTCTGTTTGTTTTTCGTGTCggagtagtagtatttttttgactttgccgtttgagatttttt
This window of the Oryza sativa Japonica Group chromosome 4, ASM3414082v1 genome carries:
- the LOC4337358 gene encoding probable adenylate kinase 6, chloroplastic; translated protein: MAAISRAIRACAAAGSRRSMASSAKEVAAAGARAAAAVARRGREREREEDGRRVQWVFLGCPGVGKGTYASRLSQMLRVPHIATGDLVRDALASPGPFSEQLAEIVNNGKLVSDEIIINLLSKRLEEGAEKGELGFILDGFPRTIRQAEILEGVTDIDLVINLKLREEALLAKCLGRRMCSQCGGNFNVASIDMEGENGGPRMYMPPLLPPPQCESKLITRPDDTEEVVKERLRVYHDLCEPVEDFYRARGKLLEFNLPGGIPESWPKLLQALNLDPGNERSAAA